ATTGGATTATGGTAAATTATATTAGTAAAAATTTGATCTTACATATATAGTAACTTGTCTTGGCGcaaaacatttttttagtttattttttttatcagagTGGTGATATGTTTAATGATTGAAAGTGTAAACGAAGTATAGTAATTTATACTAGGGTTTAGTTTTGACCaactaaaatattaaaattcagTTTAGAATAATTTACCGGACAAAAGTAACTTGTTTTTCCTTATAAAATATAGATAAAAATAAAGTTGCCTCGTTGACTCAAATAGATTCCATGTAAAGACATTCGGCAGTTTCCCAGTTGCCCATTTGCCCAATTGAAATATGACAGCAGATTGATTCTTCACACTTGTGACCAAATCCTTATCCATTCACTTTCTACAGACACATAAATAAATAGCTTGGGTAACCCCTCATTTTGtcacaagaaaaaaaaaactccttCAAAATCAGAAAACTAATCCTTAAATTCTGTCTCTCCATTTTCATATCTTAAGGAAATAGAAGGATGGCTGCTATGACATTAGATCCAAGTTTCAGCCTTCAAGTCAGCAGCAATGCATCCAAGaatagagttatagttgaggaAATTGACGGCCTTATTAGGGTCTACAAAGACGGGCATGTTGAACGACCTCAAATCATGACACATGCTGCGTGCTCCTCGGCTTCGGAGTTCGGGGTGTCGTGTAGAGACGTGATCATCGACAAGTACACGAATATTTGGGCACGTTTCTATGTTCCGAATACATCTCTTAAGAAACTTCCCTTGCTGGTGTACTTCCATGGAGGTGGATTTTGTGTTGGTTCTGCATCTTGGAGCTGTTACCATGAATTCCTAGCAAAATTATCCTCGAAAACAGGTTGTGTCATCGTGTCGGTCAACCACCGGTTGGCACCCGAATACCCTCTTCCAGCAGCGTACGAGGATGGCGTCAAGGCCCTTATTTGGTTAAGGCAACAATCTTTACTAAGTAAGAATGAGTGGTGGACTAATAATTGTAACATTAGTAAAATCTTTTTGGCCGGTGATAGTGCTGGTGCGAATATAGCCTTCAATGTCTCCATAAGGCTAGCTCGGCAAATTGATATCAAGGGTTTAATCCTAATTCAGCCATTTTTTGGAGGAGAATCGAGGACTCATTCTGAAAAGTACATGATGCAGCCACCACGCTCGGCCCTCACGTTGGCGGCATCGGACACTTACTGGCGGCTATCGCTTCCACCCGGGGAGAACCGCGACCATCCATGGTGTAATCCGATGTCTAAAATGGCTCCTAACTTGGAGGAGTTGAGAGATTTGTCTATTATGGTATGCATATCAGAAATGGATATACTGAAAGATAGGAACTTGGAGTTGTGTGCTAAATTGGGTCAGAAAGTGGAGCAAATAATGTATGAAGGTGTTGGCCACGCATTTCAGATTCTTAACAAGTCCACTTTGGCACAAACTCGTATTCACGAATTAACAAGTCATATCAAGAACTTTGTACATAAGTAAATGAAAATCATTTCATTTTGTGTATGTCTAATTTTAACAGcatattttaattgttcaagtACATTTTTTTTCATCTGAAGATATTTAATTTGGAAAGAATATATGTTTGGTTTATGTTTATTATCATGTTTTGTTCATGATTTCCAGCCTAACCGGAATCCCCAAACAGACGTGGGCGATCAACCCTCGGCAGAGTTGGATCGTCAAATTATCGATCACAAAGTGGTACATCCATGATCATATCATCAATCTTGATCACAAAGTTGTTACCGAGGAGAATTCTAATTAAGTATCTGGTTGGTCAATGatagaatattaattattttttaagattGATACCTCATGGATGAGCCCACTACCACTGGCTCATCCCTAGCCCAAATAGAAGGCAAACACATGACAGGCACATGTATTCTCTTATAAATACAAGGTTTGAGCATTCAATTCAGGGATAAtcactatattatttttcagcagCACTCTTAGCTGCTCCCACTTATATCCTTAGTCTCTGACTTAAGCGTCGGAGGGGTTACGTCGGGACACCCTTCCGGCCCCTTCTAACGGTCTCCATCGTGATTTCAGGCTCCGGACAAATTCGAAACATGCGTCTGGACTAGTGTCACTTGCTGGAACCGGACTCTAATTTTTCAGTGATTATCAAAGATCAATTTTATATCTGTAAAATCAACAAAATGTTATTCGCTGAAACTGGAATATATAATTCACTCAAAATTAAGTTGAAGTTTGGACCTTTAGGTGCACCACAACGTGAAATAAAGAAATTCTATTAATTGCTTTGCCCAGTTTTGAGGGGATCAGACAAGATGTTTTAGAAACTTGATTTATGGAAATATTGGATTTTGGAAAACGGTTTTCTCATGTCGTTACATACATACAAGCTGGTTTATTTTCTAGCTAACTTGTAGACAACATGTTAAGTAGCTCTATAAAATTTGATGATACATACATACAAGCTGGTCAATGatagaatattaattattttttaagtaTCTGGTTGGTCAATGAAGCAGCTTTGAATTGTCAAATTTGATATGTGACGAAATTTTCAGACGACGCGTTTTATACGCGTCTTCACTCTGAAGGGGAGCTCTATTTTAT
This genomic interval from Primulina eburnea isolate SZY01 chromosome 16, ASM2296580v1, whole genome shotgun sequence contains the following:
- the LOC140816530 gene encoding probable carboxylesterase 6 — its product is MAAMTLDPSFSLQVSSNASKNRVIVEEIDGLIRVYKDGHVERPQIMTHAACSSASEFGVSCRDVIIDKYTNIWARFYVPNTSLKKLPLLVYFHGGGFCVGSASWSCYHEFLAKLSSKTGCVIVSVNHRLAPEYPLPAAYEDGVKALIWLRQQSLLSKNEWWTNNCNISKIFLAGDSAGANIAFNVSIRLARQIDIKGLILIQPFFGGESRTHSEKYMMQPPRSALTLAASDTYWRLSLPPGENRDHPWCNPMSKMAPNLEELRDLSIMVCISEMDILKDRNLELCAKLGQKVEQIMYEGVGHAFQILNKSTLAQTRIHELTSHIKNFVHK